CACCCTGCGCGAGGACCGAACGGCCACCATCACCCATGCCGTCACGAAAGGGCTGGACCCTGCGGCAAAAATGATTGAGTCTGACATTCGGCGACTGGGGAAAGTACCCGCGCACTGGTCGATTCCCCAGATTGGCATGCACGCTGTCGTCGGCAACGGATCGACGCCTGCCCGCGACAATCCCGGCTACTGGTCCGACGGGTCTATACCGTGGCTGAACAGCAGCCATGTCAACAAAGAGGAGATCACCGAACCGGACCAGTTTGTAACCCAGGCCGCATTCCGCGAGTGCCACCTTCCCATGGTGACGTCCGGCTCAGTGTTGGTGGGCTTGACCGGGCAGGGGAAGACGAGAGGGATGGCGTCGATTCTGTCGACGCGGTCGACGATCAACCAACACCTCGCATACATAACGCCGATTGACGACAAACTTGATGGACGATTCCTTCAACGCGCGCTCAGTTCGGCGTATGGCCTGCTCCGTGAATTGAGTGATGAGAACGGAAGTACCAAGGGTGGATTAACATGTGGCGATCTTCGCAAGGTCCGCATCCCGCTCCCACCTATCGGGGAGCAAGCCCAGATCGTGAAGCACCTGGCGGAGCGCTGCGCCAAAATCGATTCCTTGATCTCCAAGGCCATTCAGATGATCGAAACACTGCATGAGTACCGGGCGGCTCTCATCACGGATGCGGTGACCGGCAAGATCGATGTTCGAGGGGTGGCGTGACGGTGTCGCAACAGCATCATGAGTCGTCGTTCGAGGGCGAGATCTGTGAGTACCTGGCCGAGCAGGGCTGGCTATACTCGCCGACGGACGAGGGTTACGACCGTGAGCTAGCGCTATTCCCGGAGGACGTGTTCGGGTGGTTAGCCGACACGCAACCCGAGCAGCTTGCGAAGCGGGTCAAGCCAGATCTAACCGGTGAGGCGCTGGCGAAGGCCCAGCAGGGTGTGTTGGCCACGTTGGTGAAAGCGCAGGCGGCTGATCCGAAGGCCAACGGCGGAACGTTGTCGGTGCTGCGGCGCGGGTTCAAGGACCTCAACGCGCAGTTCCAGATGTGCCAGTTCCGGCCCAACACCTCACTCAACGAGACCACCGCCAAGAAGTACGAGGCGGTGCGGCTACGGGTGATGCGCCAGGTGCATTATTCGACGCAGAATACCAACAGCATCGATTTGGTGTTCTTCGCTAACGGCGTCCCGGTCGCCACCGCCGAGCTAAAGACCGACTTCACCCAGAACATCAACGACGCGGTACTGCAATACAAGAATCACCGGCTACCGAAGGGTGAACCCTTGCTGGGGTTCGGGTCTCGGGCGGTGGTGCACTTCGCGGTGTCCAACAGCGAGGTGCAGATGACCACCAAGCTCGCGGGCAAGGACACGTTCTTCCTGCCGTTCAACCGAGGCAACAACCATCACGCCGGGAACCCGCCGAACCCGCACGGGTCGCCGACGGCGTACCTGTGGGAGGAAATCCTGCAGCGGGATACCTGGCTCGACATCCTCGGACGGTTCCTGCACCTCCAGGTCACCGACAAAGTTGATCCGTTGTCGGACAGGAAGGTTCGCACACAGACGATGCTCTTCCCGCGCTACCACCAGTGGGACGCGGTGACTCGGCTCATCGAAGCCGCCCGCACGCAGGGACCGGGACACCGGTACCTGATTCAGCACAGCGCCGGGAGTGGCAAGACCAACAGCATTTCCTGGCTGGCCCACCGGCTTTCAGTGCTGCACGACGAGGCCAACAAGCCGGTGTTTGATTCGGTGATCGTGATCACGGACCGTAATGTGCTCGATGCTCAACTGCAGGAAGCGATCCGCCAGATCGACAAGACCCCCGGGGTGGTAGCGCATATCGATGGCCTGGGTGGGTCGAAGTCCCAACTGTTGGCCGATGCACTGCAGGGCGGGACGAAGATCATCATCGTCACCATCCAGACGTTTCCCTACGCGCTAGACCTGATCCAGGGCCAGGCGTCGTTGAAGGGCAAGAGCTTTGCCATCATCGCCGATGAGGCCCACTCGTCGCAGGCGGGCGAAGCCTCTAAACGCCTGAAAGCAGCGCTGGCGGCCACAGAGCTTGACGATCTCAACGATGGCGGCACCGTAGATGCCGAAGACGTCCTCGCGGCTGAGATCGCCGCACGGGCCGAGTCCAAGAACTTGTCGTTCTTCGCGTTCACCGCCACCCCGAAGGCTAAGACGCTGGAACTGTTCGGGCACAAGGGCATCGGCGATAAACCGCACCCGTTTCACCTCTACTCGA
The sequence above is drawn from the Mycobacterium gallinarum genome and encodes:
- a CDS encoding restriction endonuclease subunit S, which translates into the protein MNWPVYADLKESGVEWLGEIPSSWSTSRLGFEAWVRARLGWKGLKADEYVDEGVAFLATPDIRPRKINFDNVFRITEERYAESPEIMLNVGDVLLAKDGSTLGSVNLVRHLPERATVNGSIAVITPGKRLNSSYLNYLIGSSFVANRIQMLKGGMGVPHLFQDDIRRFEVPLPTLSEQECIVTFLDGETAKIDALIDKQEQLIATLREDRTATITHAVTKGLDPAAKMIESDIRRLGKVPAHWSIPQIGMHAVVGNGSTPARDNPGYWSDGSIPWLNSSHVNKEEITEPDQFVTQAAFRECHLPMVTSGSVLVGLTGQGKTRGMASILSTRSTINQHLAYITPIDDKLDGRFLQRALSSAYGLLRELSDENGSTKGGLTCGDLRKVRIPLPPIGEQAQIVKHLAERCAKIDSLISKAIQMIETLHEYRAALITDAVTGKIDVRGVA